One region of Trinickia violacea genomic DNA includes:
- a CDS encoding THUMP domain-containing class I SAM-dependent RNA methyltransferase: MSSPALFDFFLPCPRGLEAALAAELAEIAARHAGAAQFEAGAQVPGGVHFRGGWKAGMAANLHSRIASRVLLKIAHRPYRNEQDIYALAAEQRWEQWFSANETLRVDITAIKSPLRSLEFATLRVKDAVCDRLREVSGARPSIDTAQPDVRIFAFLTATDCTLYLDTSGEPLFKRGWRLDKGAAPLRENLAAGILRLTGWSAGTPLYDPMCGSGTFLAEAAQVALNIAPGVERRFGFEKLKQYDVTAWQALKVEALDAKRAARASRADLGIFGSDISGDMLEKARANFERAGLPSIVLKQVDARGMTPPVAAPGILVANPPYGERIEVRGRGPRREVRETRRGDDNEGFRRVHTDAPDSEFFQSLGDALKQRFSGWRAFILTSDRKLPGQLRLRESAKTPLFNGALECRLFRFDLVTGSVKQRPASDTPD; this comes from the coding sequence ATGTCCTCCCCTGCTCTCTTCGACTTTTTCCTCCCCTGCCCGCGCGGCCTCGAAGCCGCGCTCGCCGCCGAGCTTGCGGAAATCGCCGCGCGCCACGCCGGCGCGGCGCAGTTCGAAGCAGGCGCGCAAGTGCCGGGCGGCGTGCATTTTCGCGGCGGCTGGAAGGCCGGCATGGCGGCGAACCTGCATTCGCGGATCGCGAGCCGCGTGCTCCTGAAAATCGCCCATCGTCCGTATCGCAACGAGCAGGACATCTATGCACTCGCCGCCGAGCAGCGCTGGGAGCAGTGGTTCTCGGCGAACGAAACGCTGCGCGTCGACATCACCGCGATCAAATCGCCGCTGCGCAGCCTCGAATTCGCGACGCTGCGCGTGAAGGACGCCGTCTGCGACCGGCTGCGCGAAGTCAGCGGCGCGCGCCCGAGCATCGACACCGCGCAGCCCGACGTGCGCATCTTCGCGTTCCTGACGGCGACCGATTGCACGCTCTACCTCGACACCTCGGGCGAGCCGCTCTTCAAACGCGGCTGGCGGCTCGACAAGGGCGCGGCGCCGCTGCGCGAAAACCTCGCGGCAGGCATCCTGCGCCTCACCGGCTGGAGCGCGGGCACGCCGCTCTATGACCCGATGTGCGGCAGCGGCACGTTCCTCGCCGAAGCCGCGCAGGTCGCGCTCAACATCGCCCCGGGCGTCGAGCGCCGCTTCGGTTTCGAAAAGCTCAAGCAGTACGACGTCACTGCGTGGCAAGCGCTCAAGGTCGAAGCGCTGGATGCCAAGCGCGCCGCCCGCGCGTCGCGTGCGGATCTGGGGATCTTCGGCAGCGACATCTCCGGCGACATGCTCGAGAAGGCGCGCGCGAATTTCGAACGCGCCGGCTTGCCGTCGATCGTGCTCAAGCAGGTCGACGCGCGCGGCATGACGCCGCCAGTCGCGGCGCCGGGCATCCTGGTCGCGAATCCGCCCTACGGCGAGCGGATCGAAGTGCGCGGGCGCGGGCCGCGCCGCGAGGTCCGCGAGACCCGGCGCGGCGACGACAACGAAGGCTTCCGCCGCGTGCATACCGATGCTCCCGACAGCGAGTTCTTCCAATCGCTCGGCGACGCGCTCAAGCAGCGCTTCTCGGGCTGGCGCGCGTTCATCCTTACGTCCGATCGCAAGCTGCCGGGCCAGTTGCGGCTGCGCGAATCCGCGAAGACGCCGCTTTTCAACGGCGCACTCGAATGCCGCCTGTTCCGCTTCGACTTGGTAACGGGCAGCGTCAAGCAGCGACCGGCGAGCGATACGCCGGATTGA
- a CDS encoding VOC family protein, which yields MTAATLASTRVLSWFEIPAMDFDRAVRFYEAALDVPLQREVFGGVPIAVFAHEEGATGGAIVFNPQQTKPAPDGVLVYLDASPTVTDALARVERAGGKKHGPAIELPNNIGYIAFFTDSEGNRVGLHSLKLA from the coding sequence ATGACTGCTGCCACACTCGCATCCACCCGCGTGCTGTCCTGGTTCGAAATTCCAGCGATGGATTTCGACCGCGCCGTGCGCTTCTACGAAGCCGCGCTCGACGTGCCGCTCCAGCGTGAGGTCTTCGGCGGCGTGCCGATCGCCGTCTTCGCGCATGAGGAAGGGGCCACCGGCGGCGCGATCGTCTTCAACCCGCAGCAGACGAAGCCGGCACCCGACGGCGTGCTCGTGTATCTCGACGCGTCGCCGACCGTCACCGATGCGCTCGCGCGCGTCGAGCGCGCCGGCGGCAAGAAGCACGGCCCGGCCATCGAGCTGCCCAACAACATCGGCTACATCGCGTTTTTCACCGATAGCGAGGGCAACCGCGTCGGCCTGCATTCGCTGAAGCTCGCGTGA